TGGCAATCAACCATAGCCCCTCACTCAGGCGATCAAAACTGGGAAATTGGATATCTTTAAATTCGCTAGCAAACTGATGGTAACGAGTAATAGGTCCTGAAATGAGTTTCGGGAAAAACAATTTGTAGGTCGCAAATTGTAAACCTTGGCGCGTCGCGGGTGCACCTCGATACACATCAATTAGATAGGCAATACATTCAAAAACAAAAAACGAAAGTCCCAATGGAGCAATTAAGCGATCGCTAATCCAGCTTGCCCCCTCTCGCGCCACGGGTAAATTCAAGGGGGCGGAGATATTTGTCAGGATAAATGGGACATACTTGAAGCTGACCAAACAGATAATATTTAATCCAATCCCTAGCCACAAGAGTCTCAAACGTTGCTGATTCCAAAGCTCTTGTGCCATTAACCACTCTTCATTGGAGAGATGGTTATTGTTGAGATGCGATCCAGGGGATGTATTGACCGCAATTTTCTGCCCCAAGTAAAAATTCAGCCAAACCACCAATAAGAGCAGCGGAATGTATTGAATTTGTAAGCTGCTATAAAAAAGCAAACTGGCAATTAGCAGTACCCATAATCGCCACGATGAAGAACGCTGGCTCCAGTAAATAAGCAGGACACCTAGCAGAAACAACCCGTAAGTGATGGAGATAAATGCCATTTTTTTAGGAAATGGGGAATAGGAAATGGGCAATGGGCAATGGGCAATGGGCAATGGGCAATGGGCGACCCGACCTAATTGAAGGATTAGTGTTGGAAATTAGAGCAAGCGGGTCGCCCCTACAGTTTCCAAACGACAAATGACCAATGACCAATAACTAATCCCCAACTAATAATGCCCAGGGAATCATCGGGTCTTTCGCCAACTGATTAGACACTTCATACCCGCCGAAACGATTCAGATGACTGGGGTCAGAAAAATGATCGGGTTTGCCGAGTAATAATCCACTTAAATCCCGAAAAATGAGTTCCCGTTCGACAGCATTCGCGTGCATGTATTGCTTAAATTGCTGTTCGTACTTAAGACGAACGGGATCTAAGTAATCGTTGGTCAAGGGTAGATTCACAAAAACCACAGTAATGTCATGTTCCTGAGCAAATGTTAACAGGGCATCAAATGCCTGATCTTGCTTACCCCGAAGCTGGAAGGATTGATAATCGCCATCATACGCCCCCGCCACTCTGGGATGGTTCTGATAGTACGTTTCTGGGTCAAAGCGAATGGATAAGGGCAGGAAGCCATCCATATCAATGGACATATCCTGGTCTAAGCCTTGCTCGGGTTCAGTAGAACTGGAGACATTGGGCAAGGTTTTCACCAAGGAGACAAACTGATCTCTCAATAGGGATTTGAGTTGATCTCGTTGGGGATAGGTTGAGGATAGTCCTGCCAAAAGTTGATTCGTTCCCTCGTCAAGGGATTGATAACTTCTGCTTAATGCGGTCAACGGCTGGGAGGTTTGGTTGGCTTGGGCGGATTGCTGACCTGGGGTATTGGGGAATGTGCCAGCATTAAGCTGACGGTAACCTTCTGAATCTGCGATCGCCTCAAAGGTAGCATCCACTCGACCACTATTAAAGGCGCGAGCGCCATCTGCCACGATAATTAATTTCGGCAATTGATCCGGGGTGAGAATCCGGCGCGTCATTAAGTCTACAATCTGAGCCGTGGCACCATTAATGCCAAAATTAAACACATCAATGCCTGAATATCCCTCCACCGCTAATGCCTCTTCTAATGCCACCGGATCAATACCGCGCATGGCTCGGGAACTGCCCATAATTAACACATCAGGGCGATTTCCTTGTTGCAGGCGCTCTTGGTAAAGGGCTAACTTTTGGTCGAGCAGTTGGTTATTAAACGGGGGATTCGAGGAACGGGCGAGGGCTAACATCGCCGCTTGCGTGGCATCTCCTCGCTCCGAGGGTAAGGAATCATCAATGATAATGCTTTTATCTCCTTCGCGGGTAAACCCAGAGGCGTTGAAGTCTTCGGCATCCTGATTGTTATCCTGTTGCAACGAGAGTTCAGTCAAATCTACCGGAATCGGTGACTCCTCTGCGGCTGATGCCGCATCTCGCCGGGGTAAACTGCCTTGGGGTTGCAGGATGCGACCAACGGGTCGATCAATCAAAAACATCAGCAATAAGCCCATAATCCCCCACACCAATGACACTTTAACCGCTTGTGACGATTCAGAACTGGTACGTTGGGTATCGACGGTGACACGTTGATTGTCTGGGGTGGGGACAAAAAGCTGGGTCGAACACAACCAGCGTCCAATTGTGCCAACGGCGGTTTTTGACCTACGCTGTAAATCATCTTTAAGCGTTGTGTCTGGTTTATGCTGACGCGATAACGATTGTTCGGTGGGAACAACTAACTCGCTAATGTCTGTATTAGAGGTAACAAATTCGGGAGTGGATTCTGAGGTCAACCGTCGGCGTTCGCTAAAATCTACCCCATAATTCCAGGCGGGAGAGGTTGAGCCAGCAGAACGTCCGTAAATCCGGGCTCCAGCGATATTATGGATGGCAAGCTGACGCAGCAGCCGTACAATGGGTAGGCTCACTTGCGCTTTAGAGGGACATAGCGGTGCTTCACTCATAATGTGCAGCAAGTCGTGTTGACGACGCACTTTGAGCTGAATCCCACCCGTGGCTAGTCGCTGATCCAAATCGGGATTGAGCAACCGTTGTAGTAAAAAGGTGAGGGCATTTAGATTGCCTTGTTGCCCCAAGGTATAGCTAGAAGAGGCGAGTTGGGGTTTTTCACTCGCAGGTAAGGTTACCCAATCCACCCAGACGGGTTTTTCCGGTTCAGGTTCGAGGGAAAAGTAATCCGATTCAACGCCATAAATGGTTGCCGCTTTAATCCCTTGGGGTTTTAATGATTTGAGCAGAGGCGCGATCGCATTCATGGCAGTGGTTTGGTCAGGAACTGGGGTTTTGCCCAGATCCAAGGCACTGCAAAACAGATGTAGGGTAGTTTCTTTCAAGACAGCCCGCACCGTCATCCCCACTCGCGCTAGCATTTGATTTGATAGGGTGGCGATCGCTTCCACATCTCCCCAACGCGCCCAATCCTTAAGCATCACGTCAGAGGGCGTCAAATCCAACCGCACCATCCATTCTGGTTTGGCTTCTCCGCGCACTTGAGCGCTGATGGCGGCGTCTTTAAACTCAGTCAGTTCCAGCGAGCGTAACTGCTGCACAATAGGTTCAGACAGTAATGCCACATCCGGGCTATAGTTCGACGTACAGATCACCCACAGCCGCCGATGATCAGGTTGTGAGGATTGGGACGGAATTTTGGGTTTTTGCTTGACGAGGGACTGTTCTCGATTGTCCTTCGTTGGCAAGTCCTGAATCTGGACATTGACACTCACACCCAAATGACTCAGATTAGCACTGAGATACCGAGCGATCGCGTCTGGGGAACCCGAACGGGCGAGACTTTCATGGGAGATGACAAACGCTGACTGAGCGGGTGTTGTTTCCCACGAGGACTCAGGACGAGATTCAGTGTCATGGGTATCGGTGTTGAGGCGAATTTCCTTGACCCATTCCGGACGTGATTGGGAAACTTGACGCCCGTAGATAATAATTTGGTAGATCGGAGTTTCCAGATCGAGCGGAAAGCTCGTCGTTTCTGGCTGAGCTTTAAGAGCTTGGAGTAAGCGATTGACGACTGTTTGAGCGGGAATACGTTCACGGCTTTCACAAAGAATATGTAAATTATTCCCTCGTAACCGGACTCTCAGGCACACCCCCGGTTGACCGATGGCATCGTATACCCATTGAGCCAAAGAGGACGGATGATTGTTGTAGTTGCGCTCTTCGACATCCAACATCACAAATTTGTTACCTGAATTGATAATGGCGGCTGATTTTTCCTGTGACATACTCCCGACGCTCATCCTACGGATAGAGCGCGAGCTTCTCCATCCCGTTTCCGAGACTTCGCGTTTTTGAGTGAGGCGATGCCCAACCCCACTTTTTTGATTAAAATACCTGAACACAGATCTCGTGGCATAGAAGCACCGCAATCAGGGCATTCATGCCACCTCTCAGATAGAGATTTAGAAACCCGATTTAAGCAAATTGCACAATGTTGAGATGTACCCGCAGGATTTACCTTGACAATTTGCTTACCAGCTTTTTCAGCTTTGTAAGGCAATATATCGTTGAGGAATCCCGCTATCCCCGCATCAGCCAAGCTTTTATTCAAGCCTGACTTTTGAGATTGCCGATTGGGAAGGAAGTTGCCTTGTTCATCTTGTTTGGGCTTATTGCGCCGATTCATATTGGAGATTTTGAGGTCTTCGACAAAAACCACATCAGCCTTGTCTAGTAGTTCTCCGGCTAACTCGTAATGCCATTGCCTACGCTGTCTGGCAATACGTTGATGGAGTCTAGCTAGGCGCTGATTCAGTTTACGCCTGGCTCTAGTCCCTTTTGCTCTTAATTCCCTTTTGACTTGAAGTTGGGCGAGCTTGTCTTCAGCTTGGCGATAAAACTTTGGAGGTTCAACTAAAGTCCCGTCAGAACAAGCCGCAAAATAGTCCAGCCCTGCATCCACACCAATACTATTCTCTTCTGTTGGCTGAATGTATCTTGTCGGAGTATTAGGAACCGACTTGTCTGAGAGAATTAAGGTGACATACCAGCCATCAGCTTTTTGGGTGATTAGGGCTCGTTTAACCACAAAACCATCCGGTGTTGGTCGGTGTTGGATGAACTTAATGGCTCCCATCTTTGGCAGAACAATTCGATTCCCTTGTATGCACTCAGACTTAATAGAAGGGAAAGCCATCGTTCGATAACGATTCTTCCCCTTGAATCGAGGCTTGCCACTACGCTTTCCCTTGCTATCGCCTTCTATAAATCGTTTGAAAGCTAAATCGACCCGCTTCACTACATCCTGAAGTACATGAGCATGGATGTCTTTATACCAAGGACGTTCCTGCTTTAGCTGTACCAAAGAACGTTTTTGCCCGTAGTATTCTGGCTGTTCTTTTGGTTGAGCAATACTGCAAGTTAGAAAGCAAGCGTTGATTGGACTACGGTTCATTTCCCACCAGTCGAATCTTTCCGCCAATAGCCAGTTGTACTGGTAGCGCAACATATCGAGCCAACGAGTCAGACGACATCGCTGTTCGTATGTAGGCTTAAGACGGTATTGATAGGAGGTAATCATCGCTAATTCATTGGCAACATCAAGTCTATAACTAGTCGTCGCTTGAGGTCAGAATTCCCGACGCTGTACCTGAAAGGTCAGCGTGGGGCTGTCGCCCATAGCTCATGATTGCACATTCAGCAAAAAACGGGAAAGCTGGGGTAGAGACTTCTCCGGTGGAAAGTCTGGGAGCTGGGAAATTGGGAGCAACTATAGTCTAGTATCAAATTGGGATCGGTCTTGGTCTTTGTCAACAATTAACTGTTGTTCGTGCGAGGTTGAATTTTAGTTATGGCGTCAGTGAACCCAGATCCACAGGTAGCAGTCAACCCCTTACCGGAGTCTGCTAAACATTCAGCAGACCTCCTATTAAGTTTAGCCACAGGTCCAATGATTGTAGGGGTGATTTCCCTAAACACGATTGGCTCATGGCTGCAACAGGTAGGGGAAGCCAGCGAGGAAGTCTTTCGGGGCGATCGCTTACCGATTCTTCCCTTTCCAGAGACGCCTCCCTCCCCCTCTAACGAAGTGTAGGTGGGAAACTTCAACGAATTTGTCAATAATGAAACTATACAGGGTAGCATTAACCCCGTACAATGGATCATCCTTGTCTTACTGCCAACAGACCCTATGAGTTCTCTCCTCCACTCATCCAATCAGGAATTGACCATCCCATCTACATCCCAATCAAAACTCCTGTTGCGTCACCGCATCAAAGTTGTGGAACAGTTGTGGGAGTCGGTTCTCCTTTCTGAATGTGGTCAAGAACTGGTCGATTTGCTGGCGTCTTTGCGCCAATTAAGTTCGCCAGAAGGACAAGCCACAGGGTTTTCGCTTTCATCGATTCCGGAAGTGATCGAAGGGCTTGACCTTAATGCCGCGATTCGGGCATCTCGTGCTTTTGCGCTTTATTTCCAACTGATTAATGGTGTCGAACAACATTACGAACAGCGCGATCAACAACTTTTACGACGGGCTACCTACAATACATTAGCGGGGAGCGATCGCACCTCGATGAAAGCTAATGGCAGTTCACTCCAAGCATCCAACAACGGTGACGAGGCTAAACCATCTGGGAGTGAACCGATAGCGGATTTATTAGAAAAACGTTGGCAGGACGATAGAAAAGCCGCAAATACCAACAGTACCTTCCATTGGCTATTTCCTTATCTACGCAACCTCAACGTACCCCCCCAGCATATTCAGCGGCTAATTGATAATCTGGATATTCGCCTAGTCTTTACCGCACACCCGACAGAAATTGTCCGACATACGATTCGACAAAAACAACGGCGTATTTCTACAATCCTGCAA
The Coleofasciculus chthonoplastes PCC 7420 DNA segment above includes these coding regions:
- a CDS encoding RNA-guided endonuclease InsQ/TnpB family protein — its product is MITSYQYRLKPTYEQRCRLTRWLDMLRYQYNWLLAERFDWWEMNRSPINACFLTCSIAQPKEQPEYYGQKRSLVQLKQERPWYKDIHAHVLQDVVKRVDLAFKRFIEGDSKGKRSGKPRFKGKNRYRTMAFPSIKSECIQGNRIVLPKMGAIKFIQHRPTPDGFVVKRALITQKADGWYVTLILSDKSVPNTPTRYIQPTEENSIGVDAGLDYFAACSDGTLVEPPKFYRQAEDKLAQLQVKRELRAKGTRARRKLNQRLARLHQRIARQRRQWHYELAGELLDKADVVFVEDLKISNMNRRNKPKQDEQGNFLPNRQSQKSGLNKSLADAGIAGFLNDILPYKAEKAGKQIVKVNPAGTSQHCAICLNRVSKSLSERWHECPDCGASMPRDLCSGILIKKVGLGIASLKNAKSRKRDGEARALSVG